The proteins below are encoded in one region of Arthrobacter sp. CJ23:
- a CDS encoding TAXI family TRAP transporter solute-binding subunit, with translation MPERNALPPRRAAVKAGLSMGLAALLLPAAAACTSNERPSRLTVAGGEPGGFYLEFATLLAELLQRQGVADAAVPLSTGGSLDNIGRVLSGEATFAVALADAAAQLATTQLTGTGSLTALGKVYQNYVHCIVREDSGIRSFADLAGKTAAVGELGSGTSLTAPRIIVASGLSSTEPGTGASKGIKQVNLGLNQGLGALRDRSVDALFWSGGVPTAAIASTAEEVGLRLIDLAEHIHTMREQHGVFYDRVLIPANSYGNAPAVWTVGVANLLLCRGDLAEHIVRRTVELMVEKAEELVPKSSTGVQFLSPETLINTAGVPLHPAAAAAYRALHG, from the coding sequence ATGCCTGAGCGAAACGCCCTGCCGCCCCGCCGCGCGGCCGTCAAGGCCGGGCTGTCCATGGGCTTGGCAGCCCTCCTCCTGCCTGCCGCAGCGGCCTGCACGTCGAACGAACGGCCCTCGCGTCTGACGGTGGCCGGCGGCGAGCCCGGCGGTTTCTACCTGGAGTTTGCCACGCTGCTGGCGGAGCTGCTGCAGCGTCAGGGCGTGGCCGATGCCGCGGTGCCGCTGAGCACTGGCGGGAGTCTCGATAACATCGGACGGGTGTTGTCCGGCGAGGCGACGTTCGCCGTCGCGCTGGCCGATGCGGCGGCACAACTGGCAACAACTCAGCTCACCGGCACCGGCAGCTTGACGGCTCTCGGCAAGGTGTATCAGAACTATGTCCACTGCATCGTCCGGGAGGACAGCGGCATCCGGAGCTTCGCGGACCTGGCGGGCAAGACCGCCGCCGTCGGCGAGCTTGGCTCGGGAACATCGCTCACTGCTCCACGGATTATCGTGGCATCCGGCTTGTCCTCCACAGAGCCGGGCACGGGCGCAAGCAAAGGGATCAAGCAGGTGAACCTCGGGCTGAACCAGGGGCTCGGGGCCCTCCGGGACCGGTCCGTGGATGCCCTGTTCTGGTCCGGCGGCGTGCCCACAGCCGCCATCGCGTCCACGGCCGAGGAAGTTGGCCTCCGGCTCATCGACCTCGCCGAGCACATCCACACCATGCGCGAACAACACGGCGTGTTCTACGATCGCGTGTTGATTCCGGCGAACAGCTATGGAAATGCCCCGGCCGTGTGGACGGTGGGTGTGGCCAACCTGCTCCTCTGCCGCGGCGACCTGGCCGAGCACATCGTCAGACGGACCGTGGAGCTCATGGTCGAAAAGGCCGAGGAACTGGTCCCGAAGTCCAGCACCGGCGTGCAGTTCCTGAGCCCGGAAACTCTCATCAACACGGCCGGCGTGCCCCTACACCCCGCCGCCGCAGCCGCGTACCGGGCACTCCACGGCTGA
- a CDS encoding cytochrome b/b6 domain-containing protein yields the protein MSVSSKTSGITSSKWFKPVAIAVAALVAMLLVVLLAKWLRSMTGVQDFVTSYPGHSELPAATPTGLPAWLGWQHFLNMFFLVLIIRSGWQVRTTTRSAASWTRNNKGFIKTKNPPTKISLELWFHLTLDALWVLNGIVFIVLLFATGQWLRIVPTSWDVFPNALSAALQYASLNWPTENGWINYNSLQLLTYFAVVFIAAPLSLLTGLRTSPAWPKKAPTLNKFFPMELARKIHYPVMIFFVLFIIVHVTLVLTTGALRNLNHMFAANDGDSWLGFGFFAAAILVIVAAWFLARPLFLRPIASLMGKVSR from the coding sequence ATGTCCGTTTCAAGCAAGACTTCCGGGATCACGTCGAGCAAGTGGTTCAAGCCCGTCGCCATCGCGGTCGCGGCACTCGTGGCAATGCTGCTGGTGGTGCTCCTGGCCAAGTGGCTCCGGTCCATGACCGGGGTGCAGGACTTCGTCACCAGCTACCCAGGGCACTCCGAGCTGCCCGCAGCAACGCCCACGGGCCTGCCCGCCTGGCTGGGCTGGCAGCACTTCCTCAACATGTTCTTCCTGGTGTTGATCATCCGATCGGGCTGGCAGGTGCGGACAACCACGCGTTCCGCCGCCAGCTGGACCCGGAACAACAAGGGCTTCATCAAGACCAAGAACCCGCCCACCAAGATCAGCCTGGAGCTGTGGTTCCACCTGACGCTTGACGCGCTCTGGGTCCTGAACGGGATCGTCTTCATCGTCCTGCTGTTCGCGACCGGCCAGTGGCTGCGGATCGTGCCCACAAGCTGGGACGTCTTCCCCAACGCGCTGTCCGCCGCGCTCCAGTACGCCTCGCTCAACTGGCCCACGGAGAATGGCTGGATCAACTACAACAGCCTTCAGCTGCTGACGTACTTCGCCGTGGTGTTCATCGCCGCCCCGCTCTCGCTGCTTACCGGCCTGCGCACGTCCCCGGCCTGGCCCAAGAAGGCGCCCACGCTGAACAAGTTCTTCCCGATGGAGCTGGCCCGCAAGATCCACTACCCCGTGATGATCTTCTTCGTGCTGTTCATCATCGTCCACGTGACGCTGGTCCTGACCACCGGGGCCCTGCGCAACCTCAACCACATGTTTGCCGCGAACGACGGCGACAGCTGGCTCGGCTTCGGCTTCTTCGCCGCCGCGATCCTTGTGATCGTCGCGGCCTGGTTCCTCGCCCGCCCGCTCTTCCTGCGCCCCATCGCGTCCCTCATGGGCAAGGTGTCCCGCTAG
- a CDS encoding response regulator transcription factor, with product MQVLIVEDDDAMASALGAAVASAGHKATRVSRGEDALLAHRKAEVILLDLGLPDLDGLEVLRKLRQVTQVPILILTARDDERSVVLGLRSGADDYLVKPVKLVELLARIEAVTRRAGRPGVGKPQNIVLGELDVDLDRRVATVGSRVLPLTATEFDLLALLARNAGSVVTREQILDALWGDAFLASSRSLDVHLTGLRSKLQLPGFIINVRGVGYRVEADPA from the coding sequence ATGCAAGTGCTCATCGTCGAGGACGACGACGCCATGGCGTCGGCCCTTGGCGCGGCCGTGGCTTCCGCGGGGCACAAGGCAACGCGCGTGTCGCGCGGCGAAGATGCGCTCCTGGCCCACCGGAAAGCCGAAGTCATCCTGCTCGATCTGGGCCTTCCCGATCTCGATGGCCTGGAGGTCCTGCGGAAGCTGCGCCAGGTCACCCAGGTTCCCATCCTGATCCTGACCGCCCGCGACGACGAACGCAGTGTGGTCCTGGGCCTGCGCTCGGGCGCCGATGACTACCTCGTCAAACCGGTCAAGCTCGTTGAACTGCTGGCCCGGATCGAGGCCGTGACCAGGCGCGCCGGCCGTCCCGGAGTCGGCAAACCCCAGAACATCGTCCTGGGAGAGCTCGACGTCGACCTCGACCGCCGGGTGGCGACCGTCGGTTCCCGGGTGCTGCCGTTGACAGCCACGGAGTTCGATTTGCTCGCCTTGCTTGCCCGGAATGCCGGTTCAGTGGTTACCCGGGAACAGATCCTGGACGCCCTGTGGGGAGACGCTTTCCTCGCGAGTTCAAGATCCCTGGACGTGCACCTGACCGGGCTGCGGTCCAAGCTCCAGCTGCCCGGTTTCATCATCAATGTCCGTGGAGTGGGCTACCGCGTGGAGGCGGATCCGGCGTGA
- a CDS encoding hydroxymethylpyrimidine/phosphomethylpyrimidine kinase yields MEAMTSAVAPAIALTIAGSEATGGAGAQADLKTFQELGVFGIANLTCIVSFDPKDSWNHRFVPVDQQVIADQLEATTAAYGAASGAPSVLDRPVLDTVKIGMLGSPATISTVEAALAGGSFANVVLDPVLICKGQEPGHALDTDQALKARILPLATFVTPNHFEAESLSGLEITDEESLTAAAIRIHQISGAAVLAKGGVRLEGPDAVDVYYDGETLEVLRAPKVGEVAVSGAGCSLAAAVTAELAKGATPLEAARSAKAFVTAGIKNRVASGAPFDALWQGGARS; encoded by the coding sequence ATGGAAGCCATGACTTCAGCCGTTGCTCCTGCCATTGCCCTGACCATCGCCGGATCCGAAGCGACCGGCGGTGCCGGCGCCCAGGCCGACCTCAAAACCTTCCAGGAGCTCGGTGTCTTCGGCATCGCGAACCTGACGTGCATCGTGTCCTTCGACCCCAAGGACAGCTGGAACCACCGTTTTGTGCCGGTGGACCAGCAGGTCATCGCGGACCAGCTGGAGGCGACGACGGCGGCCTACGGTGCCGCTTCCGGCGCACCGTCCGTGCTGGACCGGCCTGTTCTGGACACGGTGAAAATCGGCATGCTGGGCAGCCCGGCGACCATCAGCACGGTGGAGGCCGCGCTGGCCGGCGGCTCGTTCGCGAACGTGGTGTTGGATCCGGTGCTGATCTGCAAGGGCCAGGAACCGGGGCACGCCCTGGACACGGACCAGGCTTTGAAGGCCCGGATCCTGCCGCTGGCCACCTTCGTCACGCCGAACCACTTCGAGGCGGAATCGCTCTCCGGCCTCGAGATCACGGATGAGGAAAGCCTGACGGCCGCGGCCATCCGCATCCACCAGATCAGCGGTGCCGCCGTCCTCGCGAAAGGCGGGGTGCGGCTGGAAGGCCCGGACGCCGTCGACGTCTACTACGACGGCGAGACCCTCGAGGTCCTGCGCGCCCCGAAGGTGGGCGAGGTGGCGGTGTCCGGTGCGGGCTGCTCGCTGGCGGCTGCCGTGACGGCCGAGCTCGCGAAGGGTGCCACGCCGCTGGAGGCGGCCCGCTCCGCGAAGGCCTTTGTCACTGCGGGCATCAAGAACCGCGTGGCCTCGGGCGCACCGTTCGATGCCCTCTGGCAGGGCGGAGCACGCTCCTAA
- a CDS encoding TetR/AcrR family transcriptional regulator, which produces MVRKTGDAARSESSWHWNRTAETQRNLLEAATAVFCERGFTDASIADVVARAGSSVGSLYHHFGGKTELFLALWDDYQNEHERVVAAAVAKARKSGEHDPLALFTIGSQSYFDYTWKHRKLERVFIEGDTPPGFEVVRRERGREWVRQNSVLLRASGDTLGRLTVAVVTDIITVAGHEVAMSSNKRQATEVMEAAVILLGRLTPHAKGEATVG; this is translated from the coding sequence ATGGTCCGCAAGACGGGCGATGCCGCCAGGAGCGAAAGCTCCTGGCATTGGAACCGGACGGCCGAAACGCAGCGGAACCTCCTGGAGGCAGCCACTGCCGTGTTTTGCGAACGCGGCTTCACCGACGCCAGCATCGCCGACGTCGTTGCGCGCGCGGGATCCAGTGTGGGCAGCCTCTACCACCACTTCGGCGGCAAGACCGAGCTGTTCCTGGCCCTCTGGGACGACTACCAGAACGAACACGAGCGCGTGGTGGCAGCCGCCGTCGCCAAGGCCCGGAAGTCCGGCGAGCACGATCCGCTGGCGCTGTTCACCATCGGCAGCCAAAGCTACTTCGACTACACCTGGAAGCACCGGAAGCTGGAACGCGTCTTCATAGAAGGCGACACTCCCCCGGGCTTCGAGGTGGTGCGGCGCGAGCGCGGCCGCGAGTGGGTCCGCCAGAATAGCGTGCTGCTGCGCGCCAGCGGCGACACCCTCGGCCGGCTCACGGTGGCCGTGGTCACCGACATCATCACCGTGGCAGGCCACGAGGTCGCCATGAGCTCCAACAAGCGGCAGGCCACCGAGGTGATGGAAGCCGCCGTCATCCTGCTGGGCAGGCTGACGCCCCACGCCAAGGGCGAAGCGACGGTGGGCTAG
- a CDS encoding MFS transporter, with product MSTQQAAPQSEAAQTRKAVGNILKGSAGNLVEWFDVYIYTAFSAYFASHFFSSADPLQSNLEAMAVFAVTFLMRPIGSWFFGRYADRNGRRAALTLSVTMMSAGSFAIALLPTKDVIGTWALILLVLIRLLQGFSVGGEYGTSATYMSEAATAKRRGFFSSFQYVTLIGGQMLALLTLVILENLLGKEALGEWGWRIPFAIGGVAALVVLWLRRSMEETISAEQTAAAHVRVAGEAQPGTLKLLFTKHWKALLICIGVTLGGTMAFYTYTNFTLSFMQNTSGIPKEQTSVISFWALFIFMLLQPVYGMISDRVGRKPLLLWFGITGVLCTWPLLSTLAGTKDPFMAFLLMMGGLLIVGGYTSINALVKAELFPASIRALGVGLGYAIANSLFGGTTPLVGAALQKAGQVEVLFTYITVGIAISLLVYIFALKNKKSTHLDAEQGNAFGPANVRGSDVRDSDDDKKDLVSA from the coding sequence ATGAGCACCCAGCAAGCTGCGCCCCAAAGCGAGGCGGCCCAGACCCGCAAAGCCGTGGGCAACATCCTCAAGGGCTCCGCGGGCAACCTCGTGGAGTGGTTTGACGTCTACATTTACACCGCGTTTTCGGCGTATTTCGCGTCCCATTTTTTCAGTTCCGCGGACCCCCTGCAGAGCAACCTGGAAGCCATGGCTGTGTTCGCCGTGACGTTCCTGATGCGCCCCATCGGCAGCTGGTTCTTCGGCCGCTACGCGGACCGGAACGGCCGGAGGGCGGCACTGACCCTCAGCGTGACCATGATGTCCGCCGGCTCCTTCGCCATTGCCTTGCTCCCCACCAAGGACGTCATCGGGACCTGGGCGCTGATCCTGCTGGTGCTGATCCGGCTGCTCCAGGGCTTCTCGGTGGGCGGCGAATACGGCACCAGTGCCACCTACATGTCCGAGGCGGCCACAGCCAAGCGCCGCGGCTTCTTCTCCAGCTTCCAGTACGTCACGCTGATCGGCGGACAGATGCTGGCACTGCTGACCCTGGTGATCCTCGAAAACCTGCTGGGCAAGGAAGCCCTGGGTGAATGGGGCTGGCGTATTCCGTTCGCCATCGGCGGCGTGGCAGCCCTTGTGGTCCTGTGGCTCCGGCGCTCCATGGAGGAGACCATCTCCGCAGAGCAGACCGCGGCTGCCCACGTCCGCGTGGCGGGCGAAGCCCAGCCGGGCACCCTGAAGCTCCTCTTCACCAAGCACTGGAAGGCGCTGCTGATCTGCATCGGCGTCACCCTGGGCGGCACCATGGCCTTCTACACGTACACCAACTTCACGCTGTCCTTCATGCAGAACACCAGCGGAATCCCCAAGGAGCAGACCTCGGTCATCAGCTTCTGGGCGCTGTTCATCTTCATGCTGCTGCAGCCTGTCTACGGGATGATCTCGGACCGCGTGGGCCGCAAGCCGCTCCTGCTCTGGTTCGGCATCACCGGAGTGCTGTGCACCTGGCCGCTGCTGTCCACCCTTGCCGGCACCAAGGACCCGTTCATGGCCTTCCTGCTCATGATGGGCGGGCTGCTGATTGTGGGCGGGTACACCTCTATCAACGCCTTGGTGAAGGCCGAATTGTTCCCCGCCTCCATCCGCGCCCTCGGCGTCGGACTGGGCTACGCCATCGCCAACTCGCTCTTCGGCGGCACCACGCCGCTGGTGGGTGCCGCGCTCCAGAAGGCCGGGCAGGTGGAGGTCCTGTTCACGTACATCACGGTGGGCATCGCCATCTCGCTGCTGGTCTACATCTTCGCCCTGAAGAACAAGAAGTCCACGCACCTGGACGCCGAGCAGGGCAACGCCTTCGGCCCCGCCAACGTCCGCGGCAGCGACGTCCGGGACAGCGACGACGACAAGAAGGACCTCGTCAGCGCCTAA
- a CDS encoding TIGR01777 family oxidoreductase translates to MATVVLAGASGFIGRYFQHRFAAEGWVVRSVGRAAGNDAVWDDDGGITRALDGAELLVNLAGRSVGCRYNARNRAEILSSRVESTAALGRAIARCAAPPRTWINASTGTIYRHAEDRPQSELDGEIGTGFSVGVARSWEETLRAAHTPETRKIPLRIAIVLGPGGGVMRPFRNLARLGLGGPMGPGTQKFSWIHVEDLFRTVLFLHARADITGPVNAAAPFAVDNRELMDLVRRSQGVPLGLPLPRWLLEVGAVLIRTETELVLKSRWVEPRKLLDAGFAFKHPALEGALNNISKGEE, encoded by the coding sequence ATGGCAACCGTGGTGCTCGCCGGGGCGTCCGGGTTCATCGGCAGGTATTTTCAACACCGCTTTGCGGCAGAAGGCTGGGTGGTGAGGAGCGTCGGGCGGGCGGCCGGCAACGACGCTGTGTGGGACGACGACGGCGGCATCACCCGGGCGCTGGACGGCGCCGAACTGCTGGTGAACCTCGCCGGACGGTCCGTCGGCTGCCGCTACAACGCCCGGAACCGGGCCGAAATCCTGAGTTCCAGGGTGGAAAGCACGGCCGCCCTGGGCCGCGCGATCGCCCGCTGCGCCGCTCCCCCGCGGACGTGGATCAACGCCAGTACCGGCACCATCTACCGGCACGCCGAGGACCGGCCCCAGTCAGAGCTCGACGGCGAGATCGGCACCGGCTTCTCGGTGGGCGTCGCGCGCTCCTGGGAGGAGACGCTCAGGGCCGCGCATACGCCGGAAACCCGCAAGATCCCGCTTCGGATCGCCATCGTGCTGGGACCGGGAGGCGGCGTCATGCGGCCGTTCCGGAACCTGGCGCGGCTCGGCCTCGGCGGGCCGATGGGCCCGGGCACGCAGAAGTTCAGCTGGATCCACGTGGAAGACCTGTTCCGCACGGTCCTGTTCCTGCACGCCCGTGCGGACATTACCGGGCCTGTGAACGCCGCGGCGCCCTTCGCCGTGGACAACCGCGAGCTGATGGACCTCGTCCGCCGCAGCCAGGGCGTCCCGCTCGGATTGCCGTTGCCGCGGTGGCTCCTCGAAGTCGGCGCCGTCCTCATCCGGACCGAAACGGAACTCGTCCTGAAGAGCCGCTGGGTGGAGCCCCGCAAGCTCCTCGATGCCGGCTTCGCCTTCAAGCACCCGGCACTGGAGGGGGCACTCAACAACATCAGCAAGGGGGAAGAATGA
- a CDS encoding HAMP domain-containing sensor histidine kinase → MKVRVLAVLSLLSVVIVIAVSSIILTSAGRELTQEIQINRAAALNRFAQMAYDVALDNDSTQLQREMDAYSGLYGEGILVRLQQGTLRSGGLSEDRADVREALSRAGLNLSDTTIPALQPLGTGTEVISRPFGTANQVLGEAVLEVDPEAARQKLRERWLGVIVAALALGTLLLLAAARVTAWVLRPVHRLNAAVTELETTGRTSRLPEDGPPELRQLSRSFTAMAQTVSESIDSQRRLIADTSHQLRNPVGALRLRIDLLQLELQTGSQKAAAAGVVAELERVEEMLDGVLKLATAEHRAFEGSARAHRWEGKDGADGTGGPESDEGKRPAIIDPFPVLQEEVDRAAPAARTAGAELVLETPTSPLQLACNAEELAHMVGELLTNAIKYAPAARITVAGRPRPGGVAIEVSDDGPGLSPEQRAASTTRFWRAPQHSTIRGNGLGMTIVDRLAEANGARLVLSERPPHGLAARLEFPAPPAQHHPAEPPPGMPPSGASDA, encoded by the coding sequence GTGAAAGTCCGGGTCCTGGCCGTCCTGAGCCTGCTGTCGGTGGTCATCGTGATCGCCGTCTCCAGCATCATCCTGACGTCCGCCGGGCGCGAGCTCACGCAGGAGATCCAGATCAACCGGGCAGCGGCGCTCAACCGCTTTGCGCAGATGGCCTACGACGTAGCCCTGGACAACGACTCCACGCAGCTGCAGCGGGAAATGGATGCCTATTCGGGGCTCTACGGCGAGGGAATCCTGGTCCGCCTGCAGCAAGGAACGCTGCGCTCCGGCGGCCTCAGCGAAGACCGCGCCGATGTCCGCGAGGCGCTGTCCCGGGCGGGCCTGAACCTCAGCGACACCACCATCCCGGCCCTGCAGCCCTTGGGGACCGGCACCGAGGTGATCTCCCGGCCGTTCGGAACCGCCAACCAGGTGCTGGGCGAGGCCGTCCTTGAGGTCGATCCGGAGGCCGCCCGGCAGAAACTGCGTGAACGCTGGCTCGGGGTCATAGTCGCCGCACTCGCGCTCGGAACGCTGCTTCTTCTCGCTGCCGCACGCGTCACTGCCTGGGTGTTGCGCCCTGTCCACCGGCTGAACGCGGCCGTCACGGAGCTCGAAACCACCGGCAGGACCAGCCGGCTTCCGGAGGACGGCCCGCCCGAATTGCGGCAACTGAGCCGCTCCTTCACTGCCATGGCGCAGACCGTCAGCGAGAGCATCGACTCTCAGCGGCGGCTGATCGCGGACACCTCGCACCAATTGCGCAACCCCGTGGGCGCCCTGAGGCTGAGGATCGACCTGCTGCAGCTGGAACTGCAAACGGGCAGCCAAAAGGCAGCCGCGGCGGGCGTCGTCGCCGAGCTGGAGCGCGTGGAGGAGATGCTCGACGGCGTGCTGAAGCTGGCGACGGCGGAACACCGCGCCTTTGAGGGCTCGGCGCGAGCCCACCGTTGGGAGGGCAAGGACGGGGCAGACGGCACTGGCGGGCCGGAGAGCGACGAAGGCAAGCGCCCGGCCATCATCGATCCGTTCCCGGTGCTCCAGGAGGAAGTGGACCGGGCGGCTCCTGCCGCCCGCACCGCAGGGGCGGAACTCGTGCTGGAGACGCCCACCTCGCCGCTGCAGCTGGCCTGCAACGCCGAGGAACTGGCCCACATGGTGGGCGAACTGCTCACCAACGCGATCAAGTACGCCCCCGCCGCCCGCATCACGGTTGCCGGCCGCCCCCGCCCGGGAGGGGTTGCGATCGAAGTGTCCGACGACGGCCCCGGGCTTTCGCCCGAACAGCGGGCCGCGTCCACCACCAGATTCTGGCGGGCACCGCAGCACAGCACAATCCGCGGCAACGGCCTGGGCATGACCATCGTGGACCGCCTGGCCGAGGCCAACGGAGCCCGGCTGGTCCTGTCGGAACGCCCTCCCCACGGGCTGGCCGCCCGACTCGAGTTCCCGGCCCCGCCGGCCCAACATCATCCAGCCGAACCGCCGCCGGGCATGCCGCCGTCGGGAGCCTCGGATGCCTGA
- a CDS encoding helix-turn-helix domain-containing protein codes for MKGVDVDRLAREARELGRLSEDLRRQQLAAARKRQEAILSLHAVGLSVRDIAKRLGSSPAVVQTALKVARARRPHIPRREERIPYELHVQLALKLRENEESVRELGRAGIERMRRKPRNPIAEQWIDRWESLLDASVEDMERAMLAADPLASEMRQMSPFAGSLSDEERIIAIRKAAANAP; via the coding sequence ATGAAGGGTGTCGATGTGGATCGCCTTGCACGGGAGGCCAGGGAGCTGGGCCGCCTCAGCGAGGATCTTCGCCGGCAACAGCTGGCCGCCGCGCGCAAGCGGCAGGAGGCCATTCTCTCGCTCCACGCTGTCGGACTATCCGTCCGTGACATCGCCAAGCGGCTGGGCTCCAGCCCCGCCGTAGTCCAAACTGCCTTGAAGGTCGCGCGGGCCAGGCGGCCACACATCCCGCGCCGCGAAGAGCGGATCCCCTATGAGCTTCATGTGCAACTCGCGCTCAAGCTTCGTGAAAACGAGGAGTCTGTCCGCGAATTGGGAAGGGCGGGCATCGAAAGAATGCGCAGGAAACCCCGCAACCCCATCGCGGAACAATGGATCGATCGCTGGGAAAGCCTGCTGGACGCTTCCGTGGAGGACATGGAACGGGCAATGCTCGCCGCCGATCCCCTGGCAAGCGAAATGAGGCAGATGAGTCCCTTCGCGGGCTCTCTGAGCGATGAAGAGCGGATCATTGCGATCAGGAAGGCGGCCGCAAATGCGCCGTGA